One Serpentinicella alkaliphila DNA segment encodes these proteins:
- a CDS encoding ferritin family protein, with translation MSNYYEPVEQLDEFTKDMARALNCLKKDLESIDMYNQRVCSSNSEDLKAVLANNRDEKIKHVCLTLEWLRRNSKEWEKELKNYLFTQQPIAKSEGGLCWRPRKQD, from the coding sequence ATGTCTAATTATTATGAACCCGTTGAGCAGTTAGATGAATTCACGAAGGACATGGCTAGAGCATTAAATTGTCTAAAAAAAGACCTTGAATCTATAGATATGTATAATCAAAGGGTATGCAGTAGTAATAGTGAAGATTTAAAAGCCGTTTTAGCAAATAATAGAGATGAAAAAATTAAGCATGTGTGTCTAACATTAGAATGGTTGAGACGGAATTCAAAGGAATGGGAAAAGGAACTAAAAAACTACCTTTTTACACAGCAGCCAATAGCAAAATCTGAGGGTGGCCTTTGCTGGAGACCTAGAAAACAGGATTAA
- a CDS encoding transposase, with product MVLIAITLDEWVINMTLGKPKYRNLQQGNGGGTPVLKAIWDKFDFSLLLTQSGIVKRNGVPTWLIAFAYVVGLIANKNSVSRISDYATKDSLLQPMFRNLKMAQYTFSRFFTTDYNWGLFSFKRVQRLQQEEETAFTEGDVIVLDDTKVAHAHGKKIPFLCWLYDSSIKINIWCMNIVATTVVLKNGLKYPLFWRIWRKVENSDEKQTKIDLSKEMLMDIRRIYTGVLWVAMDRWFLCKDFFNWLTDHQYDWVTKAKRNTALYRKEIENITGRERFIPVKPSMLIKEVFFKLLISGAKDKVSAISIPNIYIKLPYRLVGKQGKVVTKYRYTPIAKSCSYKTQRRY from the coding sequence ATGGTATTAATAGCCATTACTCTTGATGAATGGGTGATAAATATGACTCTTGGGAAACCGAAATATAGAAATTTACAACAAGGAAATGGGGGCGGAACGCCAGTTTTAAAAGCAATTTGGGATAAATTTGATTTTTCACTTCTGCTTACGCAATCGGGTATTGTAAAACGTAATGGTGTACCCACTTGGCTTATTGCTTTTGCTTATGTGGTAGGACTTATTGCTAATAAAAATTCTGTCTCACGTATTTCTGATTATGCTACTAAGGATAGCTTATTACAACCGATGTTTCGGAATCTTAAAATGGCTCAATATACCTTTAGCCGCTTTTTTACAACTGATTATAATTGGGGTTTATTTAGTTTTAAAAGAGTACAAAGACTACAACAAGAAGAAGAAACTGCATTTACTGAAGGAGATGTTATTGTACTTGATGATACAAAGGTGGCTCATGCCCATGGAAAGAAAATCCCTTTCCTTTGTTGGTTATATGATAGCTCCATTAAAATAAATATCTGGTGTATGAATATAGTTGCTACAACTGTTGTATTAAAGAACGGACTTAAATATCCATTGTTTTGGCGTATTTGGCGTAAGGTAGAAAATAGCGATGAAAAACAGACAAAAATAGATCTTTCAAAAGAAATGCTAATGGATATTCGCCGGATTTACACAGGGGTACTATGGGTTGCCATGGACCGCTGGTTTTTATGCAAAGACTTTTTTAATTGGCTCACAGATCATCAATATGATTGGGTTACTAAGGCAAAACGTAATACAGCACTTTATCGAAAAGAAATTGAGAATATTACAGGCCGAGAACGCTTTATCCCTGTAAAGCCTTCAATGCTTATTAAAGAAGTTTTTTTCAAACTTCTTATTAGTGGTGCCAAAGATAAAGTAAGTGCTATATCCATACCTAATATTTATATCAAGTTACCCTACCGTTTAGTTGGAAAGCAGGGTAAAGTAGTAACTAAGTATCGTTATACGCCTATTGCAAAGAGTTGTAGCTACAAGACTCAAAGAAGATACTGA
- a CDS encoding GntR family transcriptional regulator yields MNILISYSSSKPIYTQIVDQIKKQILIGKLHDNYAMPSIRVLAKELHVSVITTKNAYTQLESEGLLESVPGKGFFVKAQNGEVLKLKKLELIEEKLNEIIEESKLLDISLDKLIEIIKNNY; encoded by the coding sequence TTGAATATACTTATAAGTTATTCCAGTTCTAAGCCTATATATACACAAATTGTTGATCAAATAAAAAAACAAATATTAATAGGTAAACTCCATGACAATTATGCTATGCCTTCCATAAGGGTTCTAGCTAAGGAGCTTCATGTCAGTGTTATTACAACAAAAAATGCTTATACTCAACTTGAAAGTGAGGGATTATTAGAATCCGTGCCGGGTAAAGGTTTTTTTGTTAAGGCACAAAACGGCGAAGTATTAAAACTGAAAAAACTTGAGCTCATTGAAGAAAAACTAAATGAAATAATCGAGGAATCAAAGCTACTGGACATATCTTTAGATAAGCTTATTGAAATAATTAAAAATAATTACTAA
- the prfA gene encoding peptide chain release factor 1: MLDKLAFLQEKYEDLGRKISDPDVINNQNEWKKLVKEHSDLEPIVEKYKEYIDSEKAYKEAKEILYDKSADDELKEMAKLEIGELEDKIEQYKEELKILLLPKDPNDEKNVIVEIRAGTGGDEAGLFAGDLLRMYSRYAEKQGWRVELMSLNETGVGGYKEAIFMIKGHGAYSKLKYESGTHRVQRIPTTESGGRIHTSAATVAVLPEVDDVEFDLNMNEVRIDVFRSSGSGGQSVNTTDSAVRATHIPTGIIVSCQDEKSQHKNKEKALKVLKARLYDRLVQEQQAEIAQNRKSQVGSGDRSERIRTYNFPQGRVTDHRINLTIYQLDSYLEGEIEDMIDALITSDQAEKLKEVQQ; encoded by the coding sequence ATGCTAGATAAACTAGCTTTTTTACAAGAGAAATATGAGGATTTGGGTAGAAAAATCAGTGACCCGGATGTTATAAACAATCAGAATGAGTGGAAAAAACTTGTAAAGGAACATTCAGATTTAGAGCCTATAGTGGAAAAATATAAGGAATATATTGACTCTGAAAAAGCTTATAAAGAAGCCAAAGAAATTTTGTATGACAAGTCCGCAGATGATGAGTTAAAGGAAATGGCAAAATTAGAAATTGGTGAATTAGAAGATAAAATTGAGCAGTATAAGGAAGAATTAAAAATCTTGCTTTTACCTAAGGACCCAAATGATGAGAAAAACGTTATTGTTGAAATAAGGGCAGGTACAGGTGGAGATGAGGCAGGATTATTTGCTGGAGACCTGTTAAGAATGTATTCTAGATATGCAGAAAAACAAGGTTGGCGTGTTGAACTAATGAGTTTAAATGAAACAGGAGTAGGTGGCTATAAAGAGGCTATCTTTATGATTAAGGGACATGGAGCTTATTCAAAATTAAAATATGAAAGTGGTACTCATAGAGTTCAAAGAATCCCCACCACAGAATCTGGCGGAAGAATACATACTTCTGCTGCAACAGTAGCTGTTTTACCAGAGGTAGATGATGTTGAATTTGACTTAAATATGAATGAAGTTAGAATAGATGTGTTTAGATCCTCTGGTTCAGGTGGACAGAGTGTTAATACGACGGACTCTGCCGTAAGAGCAACTCATATACCAACAGGTATAATAGTATCCTGCCAGGATGAAAAATCACAACATAAAAATAAAGAAAAGGCATTAAAAGTCCTTAAGGCTAGATTATATGATAGACTTGTACAAGAGCAACAGGCAGAAATCGCTCAAAATAGAAAGTCGCAGGTTGGTTCTGGAGATAGAAGTGAAAGAATTAGAACATATAACTTCCCACAGGGAAGAGTTACAGATCATAGAATTAATTTAACGATATATCAGCTGGATAGTTATTTAGAAGGTGAAATAGAGGATATGATAGATGCCCTTATTACTTCAGACCAGGCTGAAAAATTAAAAGAGGTTCAACAGTAA
- a CDS encoding transposase: MMKDEFEKNKEVAATYRGAYLLISNRVDNPEEALDAYIKRWSIEVFFRTAKQELGLNSCHSTSESHHYAHIELIFTAETLLVYARWELNNKGAEEGFTHGEMVRNFFNATYRIVIKAQQCFQTIQVHFDTEVRQFARLIDKFWPKNLLLGWFTVQNSQYMESTA, from the coding sequence ATGATGAAGGATGAATTTGAGAAAAACAAAGAGGTTGCGGCTACATATCGTGGGGCTTACCTTTTGATTAGTAATAGGGTCGATAATCCTGAAGAAGCTTTAGATGCATATATTAAGCGTTGGAGCATTGAGGTTTTTTTTAGAACTGCAAAACAAGAACTGGGGTTGAATTCTTGCCACTCAACGTCGGAAAGTCATCATTACGCCCATATTGAGCTCATTTTTACAGCAGAAACTTTACTTGTCTATGCAAGATGGGAACTCAATAATAAAGGCGCTGAAGAAGGCTTCACCCACGGCGAAATGGTCCGAAACTTTTTCAACGCCACATACCGTATCGTTATAAAAGCACAGCAATGCTTTCAAACTATACAAGTACATTTTGACACAGAAGTTAGGCAATTTGCAAGACTTATTGATAAATTTTGGCCGAAGAATTTATTGTTAGGTTGGTTTACTGTGCAAAATTCCCAGTATATGGAGTCAACTGCATAA
- a CDS encoding ABC transporter ATP-binding protein, with the protein MDKILELLNVTKEYKGFKLDNISFSLDRGYIMGLVGTSGSGKTTIIRLIMNLLAKNGGHIKLFGLDNIENEQIVKEKIGFVYDENIYPVKLPLSHIGKLIAPFYKTWDQQTFDNYLYRFDLNPNSKIYELSKGMKTKFALAIALSHKAELILMDEPTSGLDPIFRRELLTILQEVIEDGNCSVLFSTHITQDLDRVADFITFIDRGKVILSDSYIDIIEKYRLVKAPKDFFDRNKANVIGIQYGSFGSEGLCLNRDDLNKHEEDIIIAKPTIEDIMFYLSKNLTI; encoded by the coding sequence ATGGACAAAATACTGGAGCTCTTAAATGTTACAAAGGAATACAAAGGCTTTAAGCTTGATAATATAAGCTTTAGTTTAGATAGAGGCTATATCATGGGATTAGTTGGTACTAGCGGGTCTGGAAAAACTACAATTATCAGACTTATTATGAATCTACTAGCTAAAAATGGTGGTCATATTAAACTATTTGGTTTAGATAATATTGAGAATGAACAAATTGTAAAGGAAAAAATTGGATTTGTTTATGACGAAAATATTTATCCTGTAAAATTACCACTTTCACATATAGGTAAGCTTATTGCACCTTTTTATAAAACTTGGGATCAACAGACCTTTGATAATTATCTATATAGATTTGATCTTAATCCCAATTCAAAAATCTATGAGTTATCAAAGGGAATGAAAACTAAGTTCGCCTTAGCAATAGCCCTTTCCCATAAAGCAGAGCTTATTTTAATGGATGAACCAACTTCAGGGCTAGATCCAATATTTAGACGAGAACTTTTGACAATACTTCAGGAAGTAATTGAAGATGGTAATTGTAGTGTACTATTTTCTACCCATATAACTCAGGATTTGGATAGGGTTGCGGATTTTATTACATTTATTGATAGGGGAAAAGTTATTTTATCCGATAGCTATATTGACATAATTGAAAAATACAGATTAGTAAAAGCGCCTAAGGACTTCTTTGACAGAAACAAGGCTAATGTTATTGGTATTCAATATGGAAGCTTTGGTTCCGAAGGCCTTTGTTTAAATAGAGATGATTTAAATAAGCATGAGGAAGATATAATCATTGCAAAGCCAACTATAGAAGATATTATGTTTTACTTATCGAAAAATCTGACTATATAG
- a CDS encoding TraB/GumN family protein: MRIKSICVKLIAIGVAILMLNTPLLHSFASESTQTNTIGVSQWAIDEVNMASLYEIGYEGMYSNLKSDITNDELVNLAVNLYIKLNDNMDSEELVFKFQNKIITDTWKKEHDPQGLSTRKDVIEVLYNILKETVPDADGKDSVNYLLEAKILRGRGNRGLDLNSHCNREELLVMAKRAYEFVLRKTNRASKGYFYKIHGGKSDVYLLGSIHMADISIYPLEEKIEDAFNKADYIAVEADVSNLEDTTKYIQQKALFYDGTTIDKVLTPETFELYKEQVEQYGFEPEVYNVLKPWYAAMLLQNLSLQQYDYEAGLGIDLYFLLKSKNKKIIEIEGVKFQIDLLDNFSPEIQEMFLLDILLSIQNNDEGQSQSTEVMQYMLEVWRQGSEEELEKLVAVEGSEYYSEFSQLFWIQRNKNMTKRIVEYLKDNNKKTYFVIVGAGHLVGNSGVVKELLDQGYTVSQ; the protein is encoded by the coding sequence ATGAGAATAAAAAGTATTTGTGTTAAATTAATTGCTATTGGTGTTGCTATACTAATGCTAAATACACCTTTACTCCACTCCTTTGCCAGTGAATCTACACAGACTAATACTATAGGAGTAAGCCAATGGGCTATAGATGAAGTCAATATGGCCTCCTTATATGAAATAGGTTATGAAGGTATGTATTCAAATCTTAAAAGTGATATAACGAATGATGAACTAGTAAATTTGGCCGTAAACCTATACATTAAATTAAATGATAATATGGATAGTGAAGAGTTGGTATTTAAGTTTCAAAATAAAATAATTACAGATACATGGAAAAAGGAGCATGATCCACAGGGATTATCAACTAGAAAGGATGTTATAGAAGTCTTATATAATATCCTTAAAGAAACTGTACCTGATGCTGATGGTAAAGATTCGGTTAATTATTTATTAGAAGCAAAGATCTTGCGAGGAAGAGGAAATAGAGGGTTAGATTTAAATTCCCACTGTAATCGTGAAGAACTGTTAGTAATGGCGAAAAGAGCCTACGAGTTTGTACTCAGGAAGACTAACAGGGCTTCTAAAGGTTATTTTTATAAAATCCATGGGGGTAAAAGTGATGTATATCTGTTAGGCTCTATACATATGGCAGACATAAGTATATACCCACTTGAGGAAAAAATAGAGGATGCTTTTAATAAAGCAGATTATATTGCAGTTGAAGCTGATGTAAGTAATTTAGAAGATACAACAAAGTATATACAACAGAAGGCTTTATTCTATGATGGAACGACAATAGATAAAGTCTTAACACCTGAAACCTTTGAATTATATAAAGAACAAGTAGAACAATATGGCTTCGAGCCAGAGGTATATAATGTACTAAAGCCTTGGTACGCAGCAATGCTACTTCAAAATCTTAGTCTACAGCAATATGATTATGAAGCCGGATTAGGTATAGATTTATACTTTTTATTAAAATCAAAAAATAAAAAAATTATAGAAATAGAGGGTGTAAAGTTTCAAATAGATTTGCTTGATAATTTTTCGCCAGAAATACAAGAAATGTTTCTTTTAGATATATTACTATCTATACAAAATAACGATGAGGGCCAAAGTCAGAGCACTGAGGTAATGCAATATATGTTGGAAGTTTGGAGACAAGGATCTGAGGAAGAGTTAGAAAAACTTGTTGCAGTAGAGGGTTCAGAGTATTATAGCGAGTTTTCTCAGTTGTTTTGGATTCAAAGAAATAAAAATATGACCAAGAGAATTGTAGAATATTTAAAAGATAATAACAAAAAAACCTATTTTGTAATAGTAGGGGCAGGGCATCTAGTAGGTAATTCTGGAGTTGTAAAAGAACTACTAGATCAAGGCTACACAGTGAGTCAGTAG
- a CDS encoding transposase produces the protein MQRVVATRLKEDTEMMKDEFEKNKEVAATYRGAYLLISNRVDNPEEALDAYIKRWSIEVFFRTAKQELGLNSCHSTSESHHYAHIELIFTAETLLVYARWELNNKGAEEGFTHGEMVRNFFNATYRIVIKAQQCFQTIQVHFDTEVRQFARLIDKFWPKNLLLGWFTVQNSQYMESIA, from the coding sequence TTGCAAAGAGTTGTAGCTACAAGACTCAAAGAAGATACTGAAATGATGAAGGATGAATTTGAGAAAAACAAAGAGGTTGCAGCTACATATCGTGGGGCTTACCTTTTGATTAGTAATAGGGTCGATAATCCTGAAGAAGCTTTAGATGCATATATTAAGCGTTGGAGCATTGAGGTTTTTTTTAGAACTGCAAAACAAGAACTGGGGTTGAATTCTTGCCACTCAACGTCGGAAAGTCATCATTACGCCCATATTGAGCTCATTTTTACAGCAGAAACTTTACTTGTCTATGCAAGATGGGAACTCAATAATAAAGGCGCTGAAGAAGGCTTCACCCACGGCGAAATGGTCCGAAACTTTTTCAACGCCACATACCGTATCGTTATAAAAGCACAGCAATGCTTTCAAACTATACAAGTACATTTTGACACAGAAGTTAGGCAATTTGCAAGACTTATTGATAAATTTTGGCCGAAGAATTTATTGTTAGGTTGGTTTACTGTGCAAAATTCCCAGTATATGGAGTCAATTGCATAA
- a CDS encoding methyl-accepting chemotaxis protein — protein MKKNNLQEKKGSIKFKLIILPLIIVLVAISINGAISSYLTRTSLLDQIQGNGIELATYATEKIQNSHLALQTISHLVENNIRSVGRVVLSNQNNLSNNYLIQLTQALDADEINVFNQNGEVIYSNYPENIGWKAPDTHMARIFLNGNSNELFEEIRKSASSEDFYKYGYVRNSSGYFVQVGVLANTINNLTEQFSYQNLVNKLAENEEVIYASFVDKDLNSIAHSNKELVGLTLTDEGSKVAALEGQIYSTQLVYGDEKIDVYEVYVPVVIYGNLIGALSLGFSMRNVSSSIRSNLISTIMFGLITFILLGIIMYLISKYILKNLQLTTSHLNLLSTGDFSGELSEEYTNSRDEFGEIAIAIRNMQSSIRDIFKNVYLSSQLLAASSEELTATSHQSATAAEEVAKTIEQIAIGSTEQAKDTEKGALNIRELGQLIEKDLNYIKSLNASTEEVTKLKNEGLDILKDLVNKTKESSSAAHEVSQIIITTNESASKIEQASQMIINISEQTNLLALNAAIESARAGEAGRGFAVVAEEIRKLAEQSDQFAGEISKIIKELTDKTSYAVNTMASVGRIVDSQTKIVEVTNSKFEGISFSIENMKSIIETINRSAQEMNNKKEEIIQIIQNLSSISEDNAAGTEQASASVEEQTATMQELANSSEALSRLAEELQDSISKFKY, from the coding sequence ATGAAAAAAAATAATCTACAAGAAAAAAAAGGCTCTATTAAGTTCAAGTTAATTATTCTTCCTTTAATAATTGTACTTGTTGCCATCTCTATAAATGGAGCAATTTCCTCGTATTTAACTAGAACAAGCTTGTTAGATCAAATACAAGGAAATGGTATTGAACTCGCTACATATGCCACAGAAAAGATTCAGAATTCTCATTTAGCTTTACAAACAATATCTCACCTTGTAGAAAATAACATTCGGTCTGTTGGAAGGGTTGTTTTGTCAAACCAAAATAATTTAAGTAATAATTATTTAATTCAGCTAACACAAGCATTAGATGCTGATGAAATAAATGTATTTAACCAAAACGGCGAAGTTATTTATTCGAATTATCCAGAGAATATTGGTTGGAAGGCACCTGATACTCATATGGCACGTATTTTTCTTAATGGAAATAGCAATGAGCTATTTGAAGAAATAAGAAAAAGTGCTTCTTCAGAAGATTTCTATAAATATGGGTATGTAAGGAATTCAAGTGGTTATTTTGTCCAAGTAGGGGTTTTGGCTAACACTATAAATAATCTAACGGAGCAATTTAGCTACCAAAACTTAGTTAATAAATTAGCTGAAAATGAGGAAGTTATTTATGCATCATTCGTAGATAAAGATCTTAACTCAATCGCCCATAGTAACAAGGAATTAGTAGGATTAACACTTACTGATGAAGGTAGTAAAGTAGCAGCATTAGAGGGACAAATTTATTCCACTCAGCTTGTATATGGAGATGAAAAAATAGATGTCTACGAGGTTTATGTACCTGTTGTTATATATGGTAATCTAATAGGTGCGTTAAGTCTTGGTTTTTCAATGAGAAATGTTTCGTCCTCAATTAGAAGTAACCTTATTTCGACGATTATGTTTGGTTTAATTACGTTTATATTGCTAGGTATAATTATGTATTTAATCTCTAAGTATATTCTAAAGAATTTACAATTAACAACATCCCATTTAAATCTTCTATCAACCGGTGATTTCTCTGGGGAATTATCTGAAGAATATACTAACTCTAGGGATGAATTTGGAGAAATAGCAATAGCCATTAGGAATATGCAAAGTTCCATTAGAGATATCTTTAAGAATGTATACCTTAGCTCTCAATTATTAGCTGCATCCTCCGAGGAACTTACTGCAACAAGCCATCAATCAGCAACTGCCGCAGAAGAAGTAGCAAAAACAATAGAGCAAATAGCTATAGGTTCTACTGAACAGGCTAAAGATACAGAAAAGGGTGCCTTAAATATCCGTGAGTTAGGACAATTAATTGAAAAAGACCTTAATTACATTAAAAGTTTAAATGCTTCAACTGAAGAAGTTACTAAACTTAAAAATGAGGGTCTGGACATTCTTAAGGACTTAGTAAATAAAACTAAAGAAAGTAGCAGTGCTGCCCATGAGGTTAGTCAAATAATTATTACAACTAACGAAAGTGCTAGTAAAATCGAGCAGGCAAGTCAAATGATAATTAACATATCTGAGCAAACAAATCTTCTAGCACTTAATGCGGCTATTGAATCTGCCAGAGCCGGTGAGGCTGGAAGAGGCTTTGCAGTAGTTGCAGAGGAAATTCGTAAACTAGCTGAGCAATCTGATCAATTTGCCGGTGAAATTTCAAAAATTATTAAAGAGCTAACAGATAAAACCTCCTATGCTGTTAACACAATGGCAAGTGTAGGAAGAATAGTTGATTCTCAAACCAAAATAGTAGAGGTTACAAATTCAAAGTTTGAAGGAATTAGTTTTTCTATAGAAAATATGAAGAGTATTATTGAAACAATTAATAGATCCGCCCAAGAAATGAATAATAAAAAGGAAGAAATTATTCAGATTATACAAAACCTTTCTTCCATATCTGAGGATAATGCTGCAGGGACAGAACAGGCTTCTGCTTCCGTTGAGGAACAAACTGCTACAATGCAGGAATTGGCTAATTCCTCTGAGGCTTTATCTCGCCTAGCAGAAGAGTTACAGGATAGTATTTCTAAATTTAAATATTAA